One genomic segment of Chitinophaga sancti includes these proteins:
- a CDS encoding sigma-70 family RNA polymerase sigma factor has product MNETQFLQLIGQHQGIIHKICRLYRNSKEDREDLFQEIVFQLWKSIGTYGGTAAFSTWMYKVALSTAIAAYRKRVPTIVYSDVLPDRAEVLDERGAELFEVLRKLKDDEKAIITLYLEGLSYKEMGEIIGVTENCVGVKLNRIKAKVQLLFKK; this is encoded by the coding sequence ATGAATGAAACGCAATTTTTACAACTGATCGGGCAGCATCAGGGAATCATTCATAAGATATGCAGGTTGTACCGCAATTCGAAGGAGGACAGGGAGGATTTGTTCCAGGAGATCGTATTTCAGTTGTGGAAGTCGATAGGAACGTATGGAGGTACGGCGGCATTCAGTACATGGATGTATAAAGTAGCGCTGAGTACGGCGATCGCAGCCTATCGAAAGCGGGTGCCGACGATTGTGTATTCGGATGTATTGCCGGATAGGGCGGAGGTATTGGATGAGCGGGGGGCAGAGTTGTTTGAGGTGCTGCGGAAATTGAAGGATGATGAGAAGGCGATCATTACTTTGTATTTGGAGGGGTTGAGTTATAAGGAAATGGGGGAGATTATTGGGGTGACGGAGAATTGTGTGGGCGTGAAATTGAATAGGATTAAGGCGAAGGTGCAGTTACTATTTAAAAAATGA
- a CDS encoding RibD family protein translates to MKQRPYTICLMMSTLDGKILGDKWGDSPQIKKLGGKFEEVHNLIGSYSWIVGRTTMEKDFTKFAKPIYKPGTPSIPRTDVNANPDAATYAIAIDAQAKLGWEKSEMHGDHVVTVLTESVSDAYLAHLQDIGVSYIFGGAAEIDLNIVLEKLYNLFKIDILMVEGGRHLNGSFLNEGLIDEYHHLLLPIVDGNHDNPAMFEIDSKAKRFDAALFKLEEVKRIEDDVLWLKYKS, encoded by the coding sequence ATGAAACAACGACCATATACCATCTGTTTGATGATGAGTACCCTGGACGGTAAGATCCTTGGCGACAAATGGGGCGACAGTCCTCAGATTAAAAAACTGGGCGGCAAATTTGAAGAAGTACACAACCTCATAGGCAGTTATTCATGGATCGTAGGCCGTACCACCATGGAAAAGGACTTTACAAAATTTGCAAAGCCCATCTATAAACCCGGTACTCCCTCCATTCCCCGCACGGACGTCAACGCTAATCCGGATGCAGCCACCTATGCGATTGCCATCGATGCGCAGGCGAAATTAGGATGGGAAAAATCAGAGATGCATGGCGATCATGTTGTGACCGTACTTACAGAAAGCGTGTCTGATGCTTACCTGGCACATCTGCAGGATATCGGGGTATCTTACATTTTTGGAGGCGCTGCAGAGATCGATCTGAATATTGTACTCGAAAAACTATACAACCTGTTTAAAATTGACATCCTCATGGTTGAAGGCGGCCGCCACCTCAATGGCAGCTTCCTGAATGAAGGACTCATTGATGAATACCATCACCTGCTACTGCCTATTGTAGATGGCAATCACGACAATCCGGCGATGTTTGAAATAGATTCAAAAGCTAAACGGTTTGACGCCGCGCTGTTTAAACTCGAAGAAGTAAAACGGATTGAAGATGATGTGCTCTGGCTAAAATATAAGTCATAA